AAGTGCAATTAGAAAACGTACCAGCCACATTACATTAGTGGTATCTGAGAAATAAGGAGGGATAACGTGTGGGTCAGAAAGTAAACCCGGTAGGTCTTAGAATCGGAATTATTCGCGATTGGGAGTCCAAATGGTTCGCAGAAAAAGATTTCGGAACTCTGCTGCTTGAAGACGTCAAAATTCGCGAATACTTGAAAAATAAATTAAAAGATTCTGCAGTATCCCACATCGATATCGAGCGCGCGGCTAACCGTGTGAACGTAACGATTCATACTGCGAAACCAGGTATGGTTATCGGTAAAGGCGGAGCTGAAGTTGAAGTTATCCGTAACTACATCGCTAATCTGTCCGGTAAAAAAGTACACATCAACATCTCTGAAATCAAAACTCCTGATCTTGATGCAATCTTGGTTGCAGAAGCAATCGCTCAACAGCTGGAGCGCCGCGTTTCATTCCGTCGTGCAATGAAGCAAGCAATCCAAAGAACAATGAGATCCGGTGCAAAGGGAATCAA
This genomic window from Paenibacillus hexagrammi contains:
- the rpsC gene encoding 30S ribosomal protein S3; its protein translation is MGQKVNPVGLRIGIIRDWESKWFAEKDFGTLLLEDVKIREYLKNKLKDSAVSHIDIERAANRVNVTIHTAKPGMVIGKGGAEVEVIRNYIANLSGKKVHINISEIKTPDLDAILVAEAIAQQLERRVSFRRAMKQAIQRTMRSGAKGIKVATSGRLGGAEIARTEGYSEGTVPLHTLRADIDYGTAEAHTTYGRIGVKVWIYRGEVLPTAKKKAQPEGGN